The Notoacmeibacter ruber DNA segment TCGGGCTGGATATGGACGGGCCGAACTGGCAGGTCATGCGGCCGAGCCGCAACCGGCGCTGGGGCCATCCGGCGATGGTCGGCCTTCTCCAGAAACTCTCTCGCGACGCGGCCAAGGATGGGTGGCCGGGCCTGTTGGTGGGCGACATCTCCCAGCCGCGCGGCGGTCCCATGCTGACCGGCCATGCCTCTCATCAGGTGGGTCTCGATGCCGATATCTGGCTGACGCCGATGCCGAACCGGCGGTTGACTTATCAGGAGCGCGAAAACCTCTCCGCGACCGATATGCTGGTGGTGGGGGCCGACGAACCGAGGCCAATCAATGATGACGTCTGGACGGGCGGGCAGGCCGCGGTGATCAAGCGCGCGGCCTCCTATCCGGAAGTGCAGCGCATTCTCGTGCATCCCTCGATCAAGAAGAAGCTGTGCGAGACGGCCGGATCCGATCGCGGCTGGCTGAACAAGGTGCGACCCTTTTGGGGCCACAATTACCATTTTCACGTCCGCTTGCGGTGTCAGCCCGGCTCTCCGCAATGCAAGCCGCAGAAGGGAACAGGCAGCGGCGATGGCTGCGGCGAGGCGATGGGATGGTGGTTTACGAAGCAGCCCTGGCTGCCGCCGAAGCCCGGCGTGAAGCCAAAGCCGAAGGCAAGGGACGTGATGACGATGGCCGCTCTGCCGCGGGCGTGCCGGGCCGTTCTCGCCGCGCCGGCAAAGACGCCGGGCTCGGCGATCTATTCCGCGTCGGCTTTCATGCCTGTGCCGCCACTGCCCATGCGACGCCCGGAGCGGTAGGCATGGCGCCCGCTGCCCATTTTCGGCAGCCTATGGCCAAACAGGACAGCAGGCGTTAGAAGCGCCGTCACAAACAAGGCCGTCAGAGAAAGCCCAGCGCGGATAACATGCAGGCGAACCAAGCCCGGAGCGGTCTGGCCGAAGCAGCAAGTCTGGCCGTCCTCAAACGGATTTTTTCCGAGAATATCCGTTATCACTACCGCACCTACATTCTGGCGGGGCTATGTCTCGCCCTGGCTTCGGGCGCGACCGCCTTTCTTGCCTTTATCGTCAAGGACGTGGTCGATGAGATTTTCGTGCGGGAAAATACCGCGCTCATCCCGATCATCGCGGCCGCGATTTTCCTGGCTTTCGCGGTCCGGTCCATCGCCGGCTATTTTCAGGCGATCCTGCTGGCCAAGGTGGGGAACAATGTCGTGGCGCGTTACCAGCGGCGTATTTTTGCGCATCTGCTGGCGCTGGACATGCGTTTCCACATGTCTGATCGATCGGCCCGTCTGACCGCACGGATCAACGGCAATATCAACGGTATCCGTTCGGTGCTCAACACCGCTCTGGTGACGGTATCGCGCGACCTTGTCACGCTCATCGGCCTGGTCGGCGTCATGATCTATCAGGAGCCAATCCTGACGATCGTCGTTCTTCTGGTCGGGCCGCTCTTGTTCTACCTGCTCAACCGGCTGATGCGCCGGCTTCGCAAGGAGGTCCGCCGCAATGTCGGAACGGTCTCCAACCTGTTTGGCACGATTCAGGAAACGGTTCAGGGTATCGCCGTGGTCAAGGCGTTCACCATGGAGCCGACCCTGAAGGAGCAGTTCGGCCATCTCAATCGGAAGGTCGAACGGCAGTCCAACAAGGTGACGCGACTCAGCGAGCGTGCCTCGCCGATCACGGATATGATTATCGGTGGCGCCATCGCGCTTGCCGTCTGGTTCACGGCCAGCCGGTCTTTGGCGTCTGGCGTTCCGCCGGGATCGATGGCCTCCTTCATCGCCGCCATGCTGCTCGCCTACGAACCGGCCAAGAAGCTGGCCAAGAGCCAGATCCAGTTGGAAAAGGCCATCGTCAATGCGCGCATGGTGTATGAACTTCTCGATGTGGAGCCGGCCCAGCAGGACGCGCCGGGCAATGTCGATCTGGTTGTCGATAAGGGCGCGATCCGTTTCGAGGATGTCTGGTTTGGTTATGTGGAAGAGCGGCACGTCCTGAAGGGCCTCACTCTCGATATTCCTGCCGGACGGACGGTAGCGATCATCGGCCGGTCAGGCGCCGGAAAATCGACGCTCATCACGCTTCTGCTGCGTTTCTTCGACCCATCTCGCGGCCGTATCCTGATCGATGGTCAGGACATTGCGGAGGTGACGAAGACATCGCTGCGAGGGTCGGTCGCCTATGTCAGTCAGCATCCCTATCTCTTCGAAGGTTCGGTGGCCGACAATATCCGCAATGGCCGGCCCGACGCGACCGACGAAGAGGTGCATGAGGCGGCGATGCTGGCCAATGCCGACGAGTTCATCAAGACGCTCGAAAAGGGCTACGACACGCCGCTTGGCGAAAATGGCACCTCGCTCTCGGGCGGACAGCGGCAAAGACTGTCGATTGCCAGGGCGATTCTTCGCGATGCGCCGATCCTGCTTCTGGACGAGGCGACCAGCGCGCTCGACAATGAATCGGAGAAAAAGGTTCAGGACGCGCTGGAGCAGGTGATGAAGGGACGCACGACGATTGTTGTCGCACACCGGCTCTCGACGGTCCAGAATGCCCATTCCATCATTGTTCTGGAGAATGGCGAAGTGATGGAGCAGGGCACTCACGCCGAGCTTATGGCCTTGCCCAAAGGACTCTATCGCCGCTATCGCGAAATGCGCGAGGGACCGTCCCTCGATCTGGCGAGCGACGCTGCCGAATAGGAGACTGGTGTGGAACCGATGAAGCTTGTCGTGGCCGGCGCGGGTGGCCGCATGGGAGGCGCTCTGATCCGGGCGATCGCCGAGCGCGACGATATTGTTCTTCACGCCGCGATCGAGCGCTCGGGTTCGCCGGCTATTGGCGAGGATTCCGGCGAGCGAGCTGGCATCGGTCGCAACGAGATCGCCATTACCGACGATGTTGAGGGCGCCCTTTCGAGCGCCGATGGGCTTTTGGATTTCACGACGCCGGAAGCGTCGCTCGCATTTGCCCGGACGCTGGCCGAGCTGGGGCGCGTGCATGTCATCGGCACCACCGGTTTCGATGAGACACACGAGAAAGCGCTGGCGGTGGCCGCCGAACGGGCCGTGATCGTCAAGAGTGGCAATATGAGCCTTGGCGTGAACCTGCTTGCCGCGATGGTTCGCCGCGCGGCCAGCGCGCTGCCGGAGAGTTTCGATATCGAGGTGCTGGAGATGCACCATAAACACAAGGTCGACGCGCCCTCCGGCACCGCTCTGCTGTTGGGCGAAGCCGCAGCGGAGGGCCGCAAGATCGTCCTGTCCGAAAACGCGGTACGCAGCCGAGACGGCCATACGGGGCCAAGACCGGAAGGCGCGATAGGGTTCGCAACCCTTCGCGGTGGCTCTGTCGTTGGCGACCATTCCGTCATTCTCGCGGGAGCGGGTGAGCGGATTACCCTTTCGCATCATGCGGAGGACCGGGCCATCTTCGCGCGCGGCGCGGTTGCCGCAGCCCTTTGGGGGCACGGCCGCCAGCCTGGTCTCTACTCCATGGCCGATGTGCTGGGACTGAACGATTGATGATCCCGGGCCGCTCCATGGTCGGGATAAGGCCAATGCTCCTTGGGCGGCAAGTCTCGACATCGTTCCGCTTGCGTGACAGGTCTTGATCGCCAGCCCGATCAAAGCGAACATCTCTTTCATCCGAACCGAAGGAAAATCACGATGCCCGGCACTCTTGTCCTTGTCCGCCACGGCCAGAGCGAATGGAACCTGAAAAACCTTTTCACCGGATGGAAGGATCCTGACCTCACCGAGAAGGGTGTCGCCGAAGCCAAGGCGGCGGGCAGGGCCCTGAAGGAGAAGGGCGTTTCTTTCGATCTCGCATTCACCTCCGAATTGTCGCGAGCGCAAAGAACGCTGTCGCTCATTCTGGAAGAGCTTGGCCAGACGGGTCTGGAGACGCGCAAGGATCTGGCGCTCAACGAGCGTGACTATGGCGATCTGGCGGGTCTCAACAAGGATGACGCGCGCGACAAATGGGGCGAGGAGCAGGTGCATATCTGGCGCCGCAGCTACGATACGCCGCCGCCGGGCGGCGAAAGCCTGAAGGACACGCTGGCGCGCACGCTCCCCTATTTCGTGACCGATATCCTGCCTGAAGTGATGGCCGGAAAGAACGTGATCGTCGCCGCGCACGGCAATTCGCTGCGGTCGATCTGCATGGTGCTTAACCGGCTGAGCGAGGATGAGATCGTCGGCTTTGAAATCGCCACGGGCGTTCCGCTCGTCTATGAACTGGGCGACGATACGCTGGTGACCCGCCGCGAAACGCTGTCAGGCGAATGACACGCTGAAAGACAGAAGGTAGGCGGTCGCGTAAAGACGCGTTTTGAGCGTTGACAGCGCACCGCCCGCCGTCTAGATCGGCGCACGACCAAAACGGCATTGCCCAGGTGGCGGAATTGGTAGACGCGCACGGTTCAGGTCCGTGTGCCGCGAGGCGTGGAGGTTCGAGTCCTCTCCTGGGCACCATTTTCCAGTTTTCTACAGGACATTGAAGCGCACAGAAGTCTTGGAATTCAAGGCTTCTGTGCGCTTCAATGTATCAGTATCGTCCGATGCAGTCCGCTGACATCCTGAGTTTTTGTTGGTACATTTGTTGGTGCTTGTGGCTTGAATGGTCGTTTATGACGCCGTGACACCAACAAAGGAGTGGCCGTGCCTCTGACCGATACGAAGATTCGTAATCTCAAAGCTGCGGAGAAGCCGATAAAGCATTCGGACGGCGGAGGGCTTCATCTGCTCGTCACGGCAAACGGATCAAAGCTGTGGCGGCTGAACTATCGGTTCTACGGAAAGCAGAAGACGCTTTACATCGGCGCTTGGCCGGCAGTCAGTCTCGCTGACGCTCGTTTGAGACGCGAATCCGCCAAGAAGTTACTCGCCCAGTCCATCGATCCTGCCGCCCAGGCTAAACATGAACGAATTGAACGCCAGGCAAATTTCGCGAACACGTTCGGCGCAATAGCCGACGAGGTTCTGGAACGAAACGAAAAGGAAGGGTTGGCGGCCGTCACGATCAACAAGAAGCGCTGGTTGATCGATCTGGTCAGGCCTGCGCTAGGGAAGCGGCCCGTCAGGGATATCACCGCTCCCGAACTCTTGAACGAACTGCGCAAAGTGGAAGCGAAAGGCAATTATGAGACGGCCCGCCGGCTTCGTGCGGTTTGCGGGCAAGTCTTTCGCTACGCCGTGATCACGTCACGCGCAGATTTCGACCCATCCGCTGCACTTCGTGGCGCGTTAATCAGCCCCACCGTGACGTCCCAAGCCGCGATTACCGAGTGGGGTAAGTTTGGGGGATTGCTGCGAGCCATTTGGGGGTATGACGGCCATGCTTCGACCCGATATGGTCTGCAACTGCTAGCCCTACTCTATCCGCGTCCTGGCGAGCTTCGTCAGGCGGAATGGTCCGAAATTGATCTCGAAGCCGGTGTCTGGACGATCCCGGCCCAGAGAGCAAAAATGCGGCGCGAGCATCGGAAGCCGCTTTCGAAGGAGGCTGCCGATATCTTCGCGGAAGTACACAAGCTGAATGGCTTCAGCAAATACGTCTTCCCAGCAATTCATACAACGCAGCGACCCCTGAGCGAAAATACATTCAATGCGGCTCTCAGAAGAATGGGCTTCGATAAGCACGAGATGACCAGTCACGGTTTCCGGGCTTCCGCATCAACTTTGCTGAACGAGAGCGGGCGGTGGAATCCGGATGCCATCGAGGCCGAACTCGGTCATGTCGGTGCAGATGAGGTGCGCCGAGCTTACCATCGAGCGCTGTATTGGGACGAGCGCGTCAGAATGACCGGTGCATGGGCCGCGCAAATAAGCGAAGCTGTCGGCATCAGCGCTAGATAGCCTAAATTTGATGTAGTTCAGCCGATCCACAGCTACATTCTCATAGGTCGCCTATCTACTGGCCGCAATCCGGAAAAGCCGCTTTCGAATATGGTGTTTTTGAAGATCATGAAGCGTATGCAGGTCGAGGCACGACCTCACGGCTTGCGGTCATCATTTCGCGACTAGGCATCGGAAGCGACCTCGTATCCTCACGAGATTGCTGAAATGGCACTCGCGCACGCGATTGAGAACAAGGTCGAGGCCGCTTACCGTCGCGGCGATCTCTTGGACAAGCGACGGCTTATGATGGAAGACTGGGCCGGTTACGTCACCATCTAGGAATCAGGAGAGCCGACCCTTGCCGAAAAAATTGATAGGGCCAAACTCGCACGTTCTTGAAAAGAACGCGACGTCATATGCCAAATTCTTGAGCCTCCATGACGAAGGATGCACCGTCAAGGAAGCGGCACGAAGGTTGGGAGTAAGTGCTTCGACAATCTATCGATGGCAGAGGGGTCTAGAGTGGGATTGGTTTGAGGGAGATGGGTTTGGGATCGAAAACGCGATTGAGGCGCTCTGCTATCCCGAGAGATTTGAAAAGGACGTATTTCTAATTGCCGTGCTGGAGTTCATGGTTTGGATACAGTCCCCGCATCTTGCCGTGTTCGCCAACCAAAATATCGCGGCATGCCTTATAGCGTATCATCTAGAGGAGGGGGACTGCTTAACGTTAGCTGACGTTCCCAACGAGAGCCGGAAAGTTATCGAAGAAGGTATAAATCTATATACAGTCCTCCGGATAGTCGATGCATCGGTTGATATCCAACATCCTTTATATAGTGAAATTGATTTTAATCTCGATGAACGAAGCGCTCTATTTCTTGCTGAAATTTGCGAGTTTTTCATCTCGTCCGCCGCCCATTCAAAATACGGTGGAAAGGCGAGTAAAATTGCGACGCATGATCTCATAAGCAAGGGAGTGTTTGGAGCTTCAAATGTTATCTCGAAGCGGACCTATGATAAACTATTAGTTCGAAGAGGAGCTAGTCTCCCATTTCTTTACGCAAGTTTTTACCATTCCGACATCGATTGGATATTGAACCCCGCCGAGGAAAATTTCGTAAAGCGCGTAAATGCCATTGTGACCGACCCAGCGAGAGTCAAACACTATTTTTCTGTTTGCAAATGGGTCAGCGGTCGTCTCCGGGACGTGCTTCATAAGGGAACAAAGCTCTTAGAGCACCTGCCGCAGTTTCCTGAAGATCTCAGCGCGACAAGGGTGGAAGTCACAGAGCTTTCAGATCTGCAAATATCAGCGCTAAATGACTGGTATCTAAGATAGAAATGTTATGTAGGAACTGGCTCGTCTTCGAGAGATAGCTTTTCTGGTCTACCCATTTGTTGCGGTGAAAATTTCACATCGCTTCAAGAATGGAGAAGACCGATGATAAGCGAACATGTATTCAACGATGGCTTCGTAAGACTGAGTTCAATCCTTGGCCCTGACGGGCCGATCCCGATTAGCCGATCCTCTTGGTGGCAAGGTGTACGAGACGGCCGTTTTCCGGCACCGCTGAAAATTGGTCCTCGCACGACCGTTTGGCGGGTGAGTGAAGTCAGTGCTCTCATCGACCAATTGCAAGATGAGATCGTCCCTCACAATGACCAGAATAGCCCGCCCGCAAATTCTTCTGAGCTGAAGGAGGGCTGAACGATGACGATCCATCAGAAAACCCGTTCTACGTTCAAATTGTCATTACCGAAGGGCGATTGGAAGCACCTTCTGCCAGAATTCGAGTCAGCCGCAATGGCCGCAAAAATGCGGAGAGCGGTTGTCAACGCGCTAAAAAAGCTTGAACTTTCACATGCGAAGATGGACCACTGTCGACCGAATAACAGATGCGAGAGTGGCCTGTGTCCTTCGTGTGTTCGTCGCCGCCGTCTTGCGCTGGGTGAGTTCTTCGACAGTCGCCAACTCATTTTTATCGACTGGAAGTTCGCGACCATCCGTGTTGCGAACTGGATGAAGGAACCCGGTGATCACACTCGATTCGGGCCTCTGGCTCAACATCCAGACATCACGAAGTTTGTCGCCGAACTCCGCAAACTACGCAGAAGGGGCCTCCTCGTTATAGGATCCATTGAAGCGGTCTATGTTACTGTCGGCAATAAGCCAGAAGGAAAGAACTTTCATATCCATGTGCTCATCAGCGGTCTGTCTTTAGAGCAGATTCGAGAAGCGGCCGGCGCTGCATTTACGCTCGACAACAGGGTTAAAAATCCAGTTTTGGTTCAGCCTGTTGATCGTCAGCCGCGCGATCTGATCAAGGCACTGACCTATGTCTACAAGCAGCCATTCTGGAAAAAATCAAAGACCGATCATGGAGATGTTGGGCGGAAACAATTTCCAAAGCCCAAGGAGCTGCGTGAACTGATCCGGAATTATGGCGAACATCGTCTTGATGAGCGACTCATTCTCGAGGGTGTCCGCTGGGAAGGTACCAAATTCTCAATCGTCGAACAGCTGTTGCCGGATCAGCTTAAGATCCCTTACCTGCCTTTGAATGTTAAAACTGTTGGTGAAGGAGGTACGGTAAGTGGCAACACTGGTATCGCTGAACCGCAGCTAAAGTCAGACGACGGTGACCTGTTATCGAATGATACCGTATCGGCTGAAGGCGCGCACCCCGTACACCCTTCTAAAGGCACGTCGATCAAATTGCTCCGGCAGATTGAATCGCTCGATGACGGAACCGTCAGCCTCTTCATTCAATATCCGAAGAATGATGGGTCCGTCGGACAACTTTCACTCCCGCGCGAGACCTTGGTCAAGTCGGCTGATTTCAAGAGCCTTCTAATAGGAAAGGGTGCTGACGCCTCGCTAAATTATAAGTCTGCAGCGGACACGCTTCTGTCGCAGCGAGCAGCCGTCACCATTCATTCGACGGCAACACCGGGTTGGCATGACAACTACTTTATCTGCCATGCCGGCGGATGGGGAAATAGGCCCGAAAGCGTTGCAGAGGTTATCTTCGCTCCATCGAGCGATTCTTACCCCCTCAAAGGTTCTACAGGCGACATCTCAACGTTCCTGGCGGGTATCCACGCGCTGTTTGAACAATCGGATATCCTGCTTCTGGCATATCTGTGTGCTCTGTTGCCGCCGCTAGCTATGAGATTGGGGGTGAAAAGCGGGTTCTCCGTCAATCTCGTCGGCGAATCTACCACCGGTAAGACGTTGACGCTACGTTTGGCTCAAGCGATCAGTAGCCGCGCAGAGGAAAAAGACCTTCAAACGTTCAATCTCACCCCCGGCGCGTTGGAGCCGGCTCTTCGTGAGCGAAGCGGGTCTGCTGTCGTCTTCGGCGACATCAAGGCAGCCAAAGAGAAAGGCCTTGGACATGTTGAAAAGATTCAGCAACTGATTTTCGCAGTTCACGGAAGAGATGGAAGAGGCACACTTCATCAAAGGGAAGTTCCCATTCCGTTTTGTCTGGTCATGTTGTCCGACGAAATTTCACTTGAGGAACGTTATCGGCAAGCGAAGCAAAAACTCGAAACAGGAGACCGGGTCCGCTGTATTGAATTGAGAATTCCGTCCCGAGACAAGGGAGGGGTATTCAATCGCCTAGAAAATCCGAACGATGCGATGGCAGCGGCTCAAGACTTAGAAAATCTGATCGATAGCGCCTACGGAACCGTTTTCCCCGACTGGATTGCAGCTTTAGCTGGAAAAACAGTTGAATCGCTGAAATCAGATTTCAATGCGGAAGCGAAGCGTTTCACCGAACGTCTCGACATTTTGGATGGACTGGGAAGACGCTTCTCAGTTTCCTTCGGCTATCTCGCTGCGACAGCAAAAATTGCGGAGGCAGCTAATTTGCTATCCCCAAAAGCGAAAGCAGGAGAGGCTTTGTCTCGACTTTTCGAAGACGCAGCGGCCGGCCTTCGCCCAGAAGAGATCGACTTAACGATTGAATTTGAACGATTGGCAAATTTTGTCGACCAGAAAGATAAAGTTCCCACCGCAAGTAGAGGAAAGGCTCTTCAAGAGGACACGGGGGCGTTCTTCCGCAACGAGGGTGCCGTCATTCACCTCTACGTGAGATCGGAAGAATTGGGTCGAGTGGTGGGATCGAAGGTTGAAGTCTTCATAGCAAAGCTTCTGGATGGAGGAGCGGTGATCCGCGGCAAAAGCGGAAGAACGAAGAATGTGAAGCAGAAAGGTATTGGGCGTTCTCGATATTTGGATATCGACTACGGCAAATTTTTAGCGATAAGAGCGAAATTGTAAAATTCGCAGTGGGCGTCACGTTCCGGGTGACGCCCACTTTCTCTATGCGAACCGGTTTGTCTTGACCGGGATTATTGCCGCTCGGCTATCGTTCGGTTTCCATGCAGACCGAACACGCAGAGACGCTGAACAACTCCGCGATCACACTGGTCGAAAGCATTGTCGGTCTACAATCTTTCGAGTGGCTGACAGCTCTTCGACGGCGCATGCGGCCGGTTCTCAGAGCGCATGCCGATGGCGACAATGATCCGCTCTTTCGCTACCTGCTGACGGCGTTTCAGTATCAGGGCATGACGGATGCAAACGTCTCGGCCTTGCTGGAGCAAGCGCCGGTGCCGGGTACCGCGGAGATTGCATGGGCTCTTCGATCCGGCTCCGGTTGCGGCCTTCTGACCAGCCATTGGCATTTTGAGGGATGCGGATACCGGAAAACTGAGGCGATCTGTCACTACCCTCATCTTCTAGACGGATGCGCGGTTCCGAATATGGATCTTCGCAATGGCCGTCTTTGTCAGGGAGCGATCAGTTTCTTCCTCTTCGTTCGTGATGTCTGCGACGATGATCTTCTCGGCTGGATCGACAAGCGTCTCAGCGTGTCCTGCCCGGACCTCTCGGACCGACAGCAGGCAAAAGAAGCGATGATTCGCCCGCTCAGCCATGTGTTCGGCGTCTCCGATAAGGTTCTGTCGCTCGCACTGTCCGATGTCCTTCTGGCCGATCAGAGACATGTGATGCGGGTCAGAGCCGGCGCGTCGCTCATCGTCGTGGACACGCTGGTTCATAATTTTCTGGTCCGCACTGGCATCCTCCGACAGCTCGGCTTCGAACATTCCTATGGTGCCGGTTGCTATGGTGAGCGGGGATGCGCGACCGCCATCGATGTTCTGACGGATCGTCTAAGCGAACGAGACCCGAACGCATATGACGGCCAAAAGACGCTGTTCCCGCGCCATGTGCAGAAGGCGATCTGGTCGTTCTGCGCTCAGTCCGGTTTCGACATCTGCAACGGCAACAGGATCGAGAATACGCGAAGATGCGACAACGAAATCTGCCCAGTTTTCGATCTCTGCGAACGGCGGCCTCTGCGTCCGTTCAATGCGAGGAAAAACAATTAAAATCAGATGCTTATTGTGTTTTCGCGTGTGTTTTGCTATGATCGGGGTGCACGACAGGCAAACCCTTGCAGGCAAAGGCATGATCGAACCATCACAACATCGACGCCAGCTAGACCGCCACCGCCACGTGCGACCTCATCTTCAAACCGATCCGAACAGGGCCCCATCCGGGCCCTTTTTCTTTGGGAGACCGACATGACGAGTAAATCCGCCAAACCAGCCGCAACGACCACCGATCAACTGAGCGGACTCGCCAGCGTCATCGTGCTCGGCCGAGACGACAAGGCCAAGCCGCATGCCTCATGGTTCGGGGCCAGCGAGGAAGAGCTAGCCAGGAAGGCCGCCGGTCTGATGGGCATGGCGACCCTTACGGTATCCGGTGAAGAACTCGAAGGGCTGAGCCGGCGGCTGCCGCAGGGCAAAGTCTTTGCCAGCGGCAAGGCGTTCGTGCCTTTCGTCAAGGCCGAGCTGTTCGAGCAATTGGCCGGCCATCTGCCGGAGGCCGAGCGCGAGCTGCTGAAGCCCCAGGAACCGCCCGAACCGTTCGATGGAGATACGTTCTTGATCGAGTCCTGGGACAAGCTTTCCATCGGCGGAGTGGTCCTCGCATGGGAGGGCAAGGATGCCGGATGGTGGGAAGCGGTCATCACCGCCATTCACCCAAACGATCTCGTGACCCTGCAATGGTGCGACTATCCCGACGAACCCAGGGCGGTT contains these protein-coding regions:
- the mepA gene encoding penicillin-insensitive murein endopeptidase, which gives rise to MIRPILCALFLAATLSSPVSAEPLAKTLFGSKDLPASMKPETFGFYSKGCFAGGVGLDMDGPNWQVMRPSRNRRWGHPAMVGLLQKLSRDAAKDGWPGLLVGDISQPRGGPMLTGHASHQVGLDADIWLTPMPNRRLTYQERENLSATDMLVVGADEPRPINDDVWTGGQAAVIKRAASYPEVQRILVHPSIKKKLCETAGSDRGWLNKVRPFWGHNYHFHVRLRCQPGSPQCKPQKGTGSGDGCGEAMGWWFTKQPWLPPKPGVKPKPKARDVMTMAALPRACRAVLAAPAKTPGSAIYSASAFMPVPPLPMRRPER
- a CDS encoding ABC transporter ATP-binding protein → MQANQARSGLAEAASLAVLKRIFSENIRYHYRTYILAGLCLALASGATAFLAFIVKDVVDEIFVRENTALIPIIAAAIFLAFAVRSIAGYFQAILLAKVGNNVVARYQRRIFAHLLALDMRFHMSDRSARLTARINGNINGIRSVLNTALVTVSRDLVTLIGLVGVMIYQEPILTIVVLLVGPLLFYLLNRLMRRLRKEVRRNVGTVSNLFGTIQETVQGIAVVKAFTMEPTLKEQFGHLNRKVERQSNKVTRLSERASPITDMIIGGAIALAVWFTASRSLASGVPPGSMASFIAAMLLAYEPAKKLAKSQIQLEKAIVNARMVYELLDVEPAQQDAPGNVDLVVDKGAIRFEDVWFGYVEERHVLKGLTLDIPAGRTVAIIGRSGAGKSTLITLLLRFFDPSRGRILIDGQDIAEVTKTSLRGSVAYVSQHPYLFEGSVADNIRNGRPDATDEEVHEAAMLANADEFIKTLEKGYDTPLGENGTSLSGGQRQRLSIARAILRDAPILLLDEATSALDNESEKKVQDALEQVMKGRTTIVVAHRLSTVQNAHSIIVLENGEVMEQGTHAELMALPKGLYRRYREMREGPSLDLASDAAE
- the dapB gene encoding 4-hydroxy-tetrahydrodipicolinate reductase, with protein sequence MKLVVAGAGGRMGGALIRAIAERDDIVLHAAIERSGSPAIGEDSGERAGIGRNEIAITDDVEGALSSADGLLDFTTPEASLAFARTLAELGRVHVIGTTGFDETHEKALAVAAERAVIVKSGNMSLGVNLLAAMVRRAASALPESFDIEVLEMHHKHKVDAPSGTALLLGEAAAEGRKIVLSENAVRSRDGHTGPRPEGAIGFATLRGGSVVGDHSVILAGAGERITLSHHAEDRAIFARGAVAAALWGHGRQPGLYSMADVLGLND
- a CDS encoding 2,3-bisphosphoglycerate-dependent phosphoglycerate mutase, producing MPGTLVLVRHGQSEWNLKNLFTGWKDPDLTEKGVAEAKAAGRALKEKGVSFDLAFTSELSRAQRTLSLILEELGQTGLETRKDLALNERDYGDLAGLNKDDARDKWGEEQVHIWRRSYDTPPPGGESLKDTLARTLPYFVTDILPEVMAGKNVIVAAHGNSLRSICMVLNRLSEDEIVGFEIATGVPLVYELGDDTLVTRRETLSGE
- a CDS encoding tyrosine-type recombinase/integrase, encoding MPLTDTKIRNLKAAEKPIKHSDGGGLHLLVTANGSKLWRLNYRFYGKQKTLYIGAWPAVSLADARLRRESAKKLLAQSIDPAAQAKHERIERQANFANTFGAIADEVLERNEKEGLAAVTINKKRWLIDLVRPALGKRPVRDITAPELLNELRKVEAKGNYETARRLRAVCGQVFRYAVITSRADFDPSAALRGALISPTVTSQAAITEWGKFGGLLRAIWGYDGHASTRYGLQLLALLYPRPGELRQAEWSEIDLEAGVWTIPAQRAKMRREHRKPLSKEAADIFAEVHKLNGFSKYVFPAIHTTQRPLSENTFNAALRRMGFDKHEMTSHGFRASASTLLNESGRWNPDAIEAELGHVGADEVRRAYHRALYWDERVRMTGAWAAQISEAVGISAR
- a CDS encoding helix-turn-helix domain-containing protein codes for the protein MPKKLIGPNSHVLEKNATSYAKFLSLHDEGCTVKEAARRLGVSASTIYRWQRGLEWDWFEGDGFGIENAIEALCYPERFEKDVFLIAVLEFMVWIQSPHLAVFANQNIAACLIAYHLEEGDCLTLADVPNESRKVIEEGINLYTVLRIVDASVDIQHPLYSEIDFNLDERSALFLAEICEFFISSAAHSKYGGKASKIATHDLISKGVFGASNVISKRTYDKLLVRRGASLPFLYASFYHSDIDWILNPAEENFVKRVNAIVTDPARVKHYFSVCKWVSGRLRDVLHKGTKLLEHLPQFPEDLSATRVEVTELSDLQISALNDWYLR
- a CDS encoding helix-turn-helix transcriptional regulator, coding for MISEHVFNDGFVRLSSILGPDGPIPISRSSWWQGVRDGRFPAPLKIGPRTTVWRVSEVSALIDQLQDEIVPHNDQNSPPANSSELKEG
- a CDS encoding DUF927 domain-containing protein, which produces MTIHQKTRSTFKLSLPKGDWKHLLPEFESAAMAAKMRRAVVNALKKLELSHAKMDHCRPNNRCESGLCPSCVRRRRLALGEFFDSRQLIFIDWKFATIRVANWMKEPGDHTRFGPLAQHPDITKFVAELRKLRRRGLLVIGSIEAVYVTVGNKPEGKNFHIHVLISGLSLEQIREAAGAAFTLDNRVKNPVLVQPVDRQPRDLIKALTYVYKQPFWKKSKTDHGDVGRKQFPKPKELRELIRNYGEHRLDERLILEGVRWEGTKFSIVEQLLPDQLKIPYLPLNVKTVGEGGTVSGNTGIAEPQLKSDDGDLLSNDTVSAEGAHPVHPSKGTSIKLLRQIESLDDGTVSLFIQYPKNDGSVGQLSLPRETLVKSADFKSLLIGKGADASLNYKSAADTLLSQRAAVTIHSTATPGWHDNYFICHAGGWGNRPESVAEVIFAPSSDSYPLKGSTGDISTFLAGIHALFEQSDILLLAYLCALLPPLAMRLGVKSGFSVNLVGESTTGKTLTLRLAQAISSRAEEKDLQTFNLTPGALEPALRERSGSAVVFGDIKAAKEKGLGHVEKIQQLIFAVHGRDGRGTLHQREVPIPFCLVMLSDEISLEERYRQAKQKLETGDRVRCIELRIPSRDKGGVFNRLENPNDAMAAAQDLENLIDSAYGTVFPDWIAALAGKTVESLKSDFNAEAKRFTERLDILDGLGRRFSVSFGYLAATAKIAEAANLLSPKAKAGEALSRLFEDAAAGLRPEEIDLTIEFERLANFVDQKDKVPTASRGKALQEDTGAFFRNEGAVIHLYVRSEELGRVVGSKVEVFIAKLLDGGAVIRGKSGRTKNVKQKGIGRSRYLDIDYGKFLAIRAKL